The Tropicibacter oceani DNA segment GAGCTGCTGGATGACATGGGCGTGGATATCATCGAGGCCGGTTTTCCCATCGCCTCAGAGGGCGATTTCCGTGCGGTGAAAGAGATTGCAGAACGGTCGAAGGATGCCGTGATCTGCGGCCTTGCCCGCGCGCAATTGCCCGACATCGACCGCTGCTATGAGGCAGTCAAACATGCCAGGCAGCCGCGCATCCACACCTTTATCGGCACCTCGCCGCTGCACCGCGCCATTCCGAACCTGACCATGGACGAAATGGCCGATCGCATCCACGAAACGGTGACCCACGCCCGCAACCTGTGCGACAACGTGCAGTGGTCACCGATGGATGCGACGCGGACCGAATGGGATTACCTGTGCCGGGTGATCGAGATCGCCATCAAGGCGGGCGCCAGCACGATCAACATTCCCGACACCGTTGGCTATACCGCCCCGCGCGAAAGCGCCGACCTGATCCGCCGGTTGATCGAAACCGTGCCGGGGGCCGATGACGTCGTGTTTGCCACCCATTGTCACAACGACCTTGGCATGGCGACGGCCAACGCCCTTGCCGCCGTCGAAGGCGGCGCGCGCCAGATCGAATGCACGATCAATGGCCTTGGCGAACGCGCCGGCAATACCGCGCTGGAAGAGGTCGTGATGGCCCTGAAGGTGCGCGGCGACATCATGCCGTTCTCGACGCGCATCGACACGAAAAAGATCATGCACATCTCGCGCCGGGTTTCGACGGTGTCGGGCTTTCCCGTGCAGTTCAACAAGGCGATCGTCGGCAAGAACGCCTTTGCCCACGAAAGCGGCATCCACCAGGACGGCATGCTGAAGAACGCCGAAACCTTTGAAATCATGCGCCCCGAAGACGTCGGCCTTGCCGGAACTTCTTTGCCGTTGGGCAAACACTCGGGCCGGGCGGCCTTGCGCGCCAAGCTCAAGGACCTTGGGGTCGAGGTGGGGGACAACCAGCTCAAGGACATCTTTGTCCGATTCAAGGACCTGGCCGACCGCAAGAAAGAGGTGTTCGACGACGACATCCTTGCGCTTGTCTCGGCCACCACGGAAAGCGCGGATGCGATCCAACTGGTCAACCTGCGCGTGGTTTGCGGCACCGGCGGTCCCGCCAAGGCCGAGATCGAGCTTGAAATCGACGGCAAGGACCTGAGCGCGGAATGCGAAGGGGACGGGCCGGTGGATGCGGCCTTCAAGGCGGTGCGCGAATTGCACCCGAACAAGGCCCGGCTTCAGCTGTACCAGGTGAACGCCGTGACCGCGGGGACGGATGCGCAGGCAACCGTGTCTGTCCGGCTGGAGGAAGATGGCGTGATCGCAACCGGGCAATCGGCCGATACGGACACGGTGGTTGCCTCGGTTCTGGCCTATATCCAGGCGCTGAACCGGCTGATCGTCCGCCGGTCCAAGGTGGGTCCTGGCGCCGATGCGCGCGAGATCAGCTACAAGGATACCTGACGGTTAAGGTAGGACGGGTCTGGACTCATCCTACCCTCCATACCTGCCATCCGGCACCGGTTGAAATTGCAACGCAGCAATCGAACCGGTGTCCAGATCCCTTTGCAGCGAAGATTGTGGCCAGTCCTCGGCGCGCACCACCAGTCCGCGCCGAACCAGAACCGCCAGCAACCGGGCAGATGCCTGTCCAGACCGGCGACAGGCCGTCATCCCGCAAAGACAGACCACCAAGGTTGCCGATGGCGGGATGGGCCGCGCCCCGTCCCCCGGTCTCAGGATTTTTTGACGAACTTCGTCAGGATCACGATCTTTTGCCCCTCGACCCGGCCCGAGATATGCTCGGCGTTGTCCGGCTCAAGCGATATCTTGCGGACCGCCGTGCCCTGCTTTGCGGTGAACCCGGCCCCCTTGACCGGTAGCGCCTTGATCAGGGTCACGGTATCGCCATTGCTCAGCACCGTTCCGTTCACATCCCGGTGCACCAGATCGTTGCCCGAAGGCAGACCCGATATCGCCCAGTCCAGAACCTCCGGTTCAAGATAGGCGATGTCGAGCAGATCATTCGCCCAAAGGGCGTCCAGCCGCTTCAAAAGCCGCCATGCGACGACTTGTTCCGCGGGAACCGTGCTCCAGATCGCGTCGTTCAGGCATTGCCAGTGGGGACCATCTGTCGGGCCGTTTGCCAGACCATCGGCGCAGACAGCGCAAAGCGCAACGGTTTCATCCCTGGGAGTGACGGCGACATCCGTGGCATCATCGGCTTTGCACAGCGCACAACAAGTCATGTTTCAAACCCCCTGACAGACCTGTGCCCGGTAAACCGTTTCACGCCGCCGGTGTCCATGCGTCCATTGGCGCCCGCCCTTCAAAAAAGCAGTCTGACCACCAAGGGGGCCACAAGCGCGGTCAGAACCGCGTTCAGCCCCATGCCGATCCCGGAAAACGCCCCCGCAGTTTCATTGACGCGAAAAGCATGGGCCGTGCCGATGCCATGCGCCGCGACGCCCACCGCAAACCCCCGCGCCCGCCAGTCCGTGATCCCAAGCAGGTTGAGCATGGGCGTTGCGACGATGGCCCCTGTGATCCCGGTCAGGATCACCAGCACGGCGGTCAGGC contains these protein-coding regions:
- a CDS encoding 2-isopropylmalate synthase, with protein sequence MTTTEKDASPKANKDRVLIFDTTLRDGEQSPGATMTHDEKLEIAELLDDMGVDIIEAGFPIASEGDFRAVKEIAERSKDAVICGLARAQLPDIDRCYEAVKHARQPRIHTFIGTSPLHRAIPNLTMDEMADRIHETVTHARNLCDNVQWSPMDATRTEWDYLCRVIEIAIKAGASTINIPDTVGYTAPRESADLIRRLIETVPGADDVVFATHCHNDLGMATANALAAVEGGARQIECTINGLGERAGNTALEEVVMALKVRGDIMPFSTRIDTKKIMHISRRVSTVSGFPVQFNKAIVGKNAFAHESGIHQDGMLKNAETFEIMRPEDVGLAGTSLPLGKHSGRAALRAKLKDLGVEVGDNQLKDIFVRFKDLADRKKEVFDDDILALVSATTESADAIQLVNLRVVCGTGGPAKAEIELEIDGKDLSAECEGDGPVDAAFKAVRELHPNKARLQLYQVNAVTAGTDAQATVSVRLEEDGVIATGQSADTDTVVASVLAYIQALNRLIVRRSKVGPGADAREISYKDT
- a CDS encoding alkylphosphonate utilization protein produces the protein MTCCALCKADDATDVAVTPRDETVALCAVCADGLANGPTDGPHWQCLNDAIWSTVPAEQVVAWRLLKRLDALWANDLLDIAYLEPEVLDWAISGLPSGNDLVHRDVNGTVLSNGDTVTLIKALPVKGAGFTAKQGTAVRKISLEPDNAEHISGRVEGQKIVILTKFVKKS